Below is a window of Neofelis nebulosa isolate mNeoNeb1 chromosome 8, mNeoNeb1.pri, whole genome shotgun sequence DNA.
atacatatatatgtatgtatgtagtcgCTACACCCAATGTGGTGCTTAAAactacaaccccgagatcaaggttgcatgctttactgactgagccagccaggcgccccaaagatgtccacattctaATCTCTGGGATCTGTGAACATGTTGCCTTACaaagcaaaagagactttgcCAATGGGATtaaattaagttttgttttgttttgttttgttttgttttgtttaagtaagctctgcacccaacatggggcttaaactcatgacctggagatcaagagttgcatgctgtaccaactgaaccacccaggtgcccctaaattaaggatttttaaatgggggagattatcctggattatctgggcaAGACCAATATAATCACAGGGGTCCTTCTAAGTGAAAGAGGAAGGTGAGAAAGAAGACTCATGGAAAGGGATGTGACAATGGAAGCAAAGGTTGGAGTGATAACGTTGCTGGTTGGAAGCTGGGCCATGAACCCAGGAATACAGGCAgcttctagaaactggaaaagtcaAGGCAAAGAATTCTCTCCTAGAGCTTCTAGAAAAAACACAACCTTTGCCAATCAATACCTTGATTCTAGTGCAGTGGGACCTAtttggatttctgacctccagaactgtaagatgataaacctgtgttgttttaagccactgctCATGGTGATTTGTTGCAGCAACAATAGTACATGAACACAGACTTCTTTAATAATGCATCTTCCTCTGCTTAACTGTTAAATAGGATGTTTTACTAGGGTGTTCCATCCTTGTCCATCTTCTCTTTTCACCTCTTTCCTCGGGTAACTCATCTACTCTCAGGATGTCAATTACCTCCTAGAAACAGATGATTCTCAAATGTGTATCTTCCTAACATCTGTTTGTAACTACCCACCACACATCTCCATCTCCTCCACATGCTCCACTGACACTTCAAGTTAATGTGCCCAAACTGAATTGATCTTCCTTAAACTGGTCCTCCTCCTGTATTCTCTATGTTAAATGGCATCCCACATGCTCAGTTCACAAACCTAGAAAATGTCCTAAGACTCCTCCACAACCCGTTAGTTACAAGTACTGTGGTTTCTACCTCATGAACTGCACTGCTGTTGCCTTTGCTTTGGTGTTCAGCATCTCTTGACCAGACTATTGCAATGTAGGTAATTTTCTATCCTGTCTCCTTCCTCCAATCCATCCTCCACAGAGCTCCCACTGTGGTACTTCTTTCATCTCTTCTTCTTCGagtcttatgatttttttcaatatcaaCACAAATTTTCATTAGTGTGGtatttatatcattatttcaTGATTTAGATTGAATTGGCAGAAACTTCTATGAGAGTCTCATTTGCAGAACACACAGTGAAGACCCCAAATATACAATTTCAGAGGGTCTAATATTGTAAGTAAAACCAAAGTTAGATATTGAAGATTTAAAAACTGGCTTGGGGTGTCTGGCTGCCTCAGgtggtagagcgtgcaactctttgtctcggggttgtaagtttcagctccacattgggtgtagagattgcttaaaaatacaatctttaaacataaaataaaataaaatataaaataaaataaaaactggctCCCAAAGCTGGTCATATAGTTTATATACAAGATTTAGATTATTATATACActcagagaggggcacctggctggctcagttagagggcatgcaactcttgatcacggggttgtgagtttgagccccacgttgggtgtagagattgcttaaatagtaaaactttaaaaaatagaaatgttaaaaacagtATGCACTCAGAGATATTTTTACattctgaaataatattttatatacacaggaatttttattatatagagaGAATGTAATTTATAGATATACCTATTTTCTCTTTGAGTTACAtttttcatgagttcaagtgttCCCCATGGTTCAGGGTTTGCACATTCAAATGCCTCAGTGGCTAGAAAGGTaaagtgaatgagtgaatagcAGGGAGCTAAAAAGTGGTGAACTGAAGAACATATGACCTACTCCTCAGAAATaaccaaagtttaaaaaatttaacacacTTCCAGGCAAGCAATGCAAAACAATATTAATCATTTCTGTAGGCCATCTGCTCTCAGTCTCTGGCagggtaaaattaaaaacttctcagCACAGCATTCATGACCCTCCATAATCTGCACCCTATTCAACTCAGTCTTTCCCTTCCTCATTCCCCACCTTGCACTGCATGTCCCAGTCATAATCAATGACTCACACTTTCCCTGACGGAGGCACTACCATGCTATTTGGTGGCTCTTCTGGTCTTACACAACTCCTTCCACCTAGAATGCCTTTCACTGTCCTTAGCAGTCCCCTATTCCAGAATCTTCTGCATGATCTCAGAGCTGGACTCTGAATCCAATAGCCTCAAACCAAGACACCTCAAACTCAACCTGTCCCACCCTGGCCTCTTTATCTACCAATATCATCCCTCAAACTCTTTCTGTTTGAATGGAAAAAGAGACTAGAAATCAAAGACTATATTTAAGAGACTGTTGCAATTGACTTGGGAAGAAATGattatgaatgaacaaatgacctCTGATtaattggttgattgattgaatGAATCATGGCCAAGTTCCCTGCTAGCTCCAtcactaagcatctgacttagctcTTACACAATCTTTCTTATTCCCACATTGTCCTCCCCTACTTCCATATTCCTTGATTCTCTGAGTCCTAAAAGTTGGTTGGGAAAAACAGAAGGATACTTTTAGGTACACAGGGAAGGGGACTGTCACCCCTGACCATTCTAGGTTCAGACTGTGGTCCTTGCTTCTTCCAAAGCTTTCTTCCTTTGGGACAATCCACTTTGGTAACATCCCATCTGtgcctctcttcttccccaaCGCTCTTTCTACAACAGATGCCTAGACACCTTATCCATGTGCTTTTTTCTTCCTACCCAACTCCCCCTAATTCCCAGCAAAACAATTTCTAATCACTTACCTCCTCCCCATCTTAGGCAACGAGCCAGATCATTTCCAGTGCCCAGGGGCAACACAGCAACAGGGGGCACAACTGGTAAGTTGGCTTTGTCTAGGGAGGCAGGTCAGGAGATGGATGGAGGGAGTTAGCTCTAGAAGGCCAATGCCCCGGTACCCTTTCCAGAGCCTCTCCCTGCACTGACCTATGGTCTCTAGAATCCAGCCTACTGTGCCATCTCCACCACACACCAAAATCCGGTAACCAGGAACATCTCTGAAGAATCTGAGCCTGAGATAAAAGGTAAGAGAGAAGATGAGGAAGGACAATAGGACCGAGGCTACCAACTCCTGGATGGGCAGATTACTTCTTATCTTTCATTCCTTATGACCCCCTTTCCCTTTGTCAAAAGACTTGTTTCTATTAAGGGCAGAGAAAAAATACAATGGGGAAAGTTATAGACACTCCCCAGTGGTTAGGGAGAAACTggtatctattttgtttttaacatttgttaatgtttatttgttttgagagagagatagagagcaagccggggaggagcagagagagagggagacagaatctcaagtaggctctgttgctgtcagcacaaagcccaacatggggctcaaacccatgaactgtgagatcatgacctgagctgaaaccaagagttggaggcttaacctactgagccacctttATGTTTTGAGAGCAGAGCAAAGATGAACCAGGGAAGTCAGAGATGGGGGATACCCAGTGATGCTAATAAAGGCAGCATTCTGAATTCTGGTTTCTTGAGGTCCCCTAGCCCTGCCCTTCCAACATGTACTCTTTTCTGCTCTCCCCCAACATACACAAGCAGACACATACAAACACTGTGATATAGCCCCTAACCTATACTCACCCTGGCTCAGGACCATCTTTTAGGAGGTTGAACACCTGTCGAGGGTTTAGTAGATACTGGAATTTCCAAAGCACCCTGTgtgagggaaaaaggaaagttcAAGGCGGGGGATGGATATTCTGTACTCTACCCTTTTGATGTCCTCCTCAAGTACATCCCCTCCATATACACAGAATTCCCAACCTCTGTCAGTCCTCCTTCCCCATCTTAGAAGACCCAGTATATCTCTTCTCACCTCTCCCCCTGCTTCCCGCCACTCTTAGGGTTGACAAAGACCAGAAGTGGGTGGGTGTTAGAAACAGGGTCAATCtgaatttggggaaaaaacaaagataagGAAAACAGGATTTTGTCAGAGTTAAGATAGACCCTGGAGACAGGGGCAGAAGGCTGACATTCCCCCACAATGCTTCCCCCTCCCCTACCACGGTGGGGCTTCTGGAGAACAGGCACCATTCCCCAGGTTTCCCACTTAATTTCCTCCCATGAGGGCTCCAGCCAAGAAAAACCCACCCCCAACATGTACCCGCAGAGCCTCAAAGGTGCTCAAACTTAAATCATCTGTGGTCTTCTGGCTTGCTTTGTTAATTTTACGCTCCTGTCCAGAGGCCtagaaagggagggaagcaaagggaaggaaaactggaTTGTGTGTGAATCCCTAAACAGATGAGAGTCTGACTTGAATCCTAAAAGGTATAGGCTCTCTGCTCTAAACAGCATGGTGTgtgttgggagggggggggggcggggggagggcttAAATCAGGGAAGcacccttcctgccccctcctAGGCACTGCCCAAGGGTCTCACCAGGACGCTGGGATAGATGGAAGATGGAGGCAGGATGTGATCCCGGAGCAGCCCACAGTCACACTCATGACCCATGGTTTGCAGGCAGTCATCATGAATCTGAAAGACAAGGTGGGCATGCAGACATCATGGAGAGAACCCCAACACCTCTCAACTTGAGGGCCTAGTGCTGGAAAGAGAGCCCTTGGGAGCAAGGGCAATGGTGGCTGCCAGGAAGATGCCGTCAGGGAGGCCAGTGCAGAGAGGGCAGTTTAGGAAGGGGCCCCACGGCTGGAGGACAGCTCCCAAACTGACCTCTAGGTGGCACCACACACAATGCAGTCCGACCAGACTGTGGTAAATACGGATCTTTTTCTGACAGCGGTCACATCGGCCAGACTCACAGCCTCCTCTCACCCACACATGTGATTGGACCTTGGGGAGAAAGGCAATCCCTTGTCTGAGAGAGTCTGAGCAGAGACTAGTGGAAGGGCTTGAGGGCAGCAAGTGGCCAAGGCCTAGGGCAAGGGCCAGGATGCAGGTGGTAATGGGGTGGTTATGGGATCACTCACACCAATGTCCTTCCGGGACTTGGCATAGGTGCTGACTTCACAAGGCAAGGCCTTCATGGCACACTGGTCATGAACGACGTACTTACAGACTGGGCAAGAAGGAAGAAGGTCAGAGCCTTAGCTGCAGCCCCTCCCTCTATTTCCTCCTTACCTGGGTGTAAGGCGGGATCATTCACTGAAACAAGACGTATAAGCCCTTGCTGTGAGAGTGTGGTAGAGAATTAAAGTTTGAGGTGGGGGCTCACCTCCAAGACCCGTGACTTTTTCTCACTCTTCCCCATAAAAGAGCAATTGCTACCACATGCCTACCCCCACTCTTTCCAAATGCCAGGAACTCAGCTGAAAGATGCCAAGGAGGCCcagatttaataataataataataataataataataataataataataatagcagctaattTTTACTGTAGACTCAATAATATGTACACACACCTTGTGAACTACTCTTCGTGCATCAACTTATGTAATGCTCACAATTAcctcatttttagtttaaaacCTCATTTTAAATTGAGGCTTAAAGAAGTTATGtggctatgttgtacaccttaaactaatgtaacattatgtgtcaactgtatttgaagaaagaaagaaaaagaaggaaggaaagaaagaaagaaagaaagaaagaggaagtgtaTGGCTTTCCCACATAACTAGTCAGTGTCAGAacccaggattcaaacccagctctcTCTAAGTTCAAAGCACCATGTCCTGCAGATAGCCAGGGTGCCCCTCTGCTCCCACACTCCCAGGCCCCATCACTCACGGTTACAGCTCAACCCCTGTTTGCCAAGACCAATGCTTGACTCGCACAGGTTGCAGTAGACTGGTCGGGGGAACCTCTTGGGTCTCCACATGTGTTGCCCATTGTCCTTCAGAGTCTGGGAGGGCACAACAGATGTAAGGAGTGTCTAAGCCCTTAGGGGGCCAGCCTCTGGCAAACACATCCCAGAGCAGCTATCCTACCCATCCTCACAAGTCTCTCCTACTCACCATCTCCAGACCCAGTAGCACTAGCAGTGGCACGGTGGTGGCCCCAGCCCGGAGCCACTCAGCTAGGGAGACAGAGCCGCTGCCATCATAGTCAATCTCTTTCATCATCTCCTGAAGAATCTGAGCAGAGAATGGAGGGGACTTTTAGTGTGAATGGCCTCTCAGATCTGACACCTCTCGGTGCTGCCCCCTAGACAATCCAGCCCACTGCTATCCTAGCCCAGGGAACTGAGCTGCCTGTCAGAAAAGGGGTAAGGTAGATATAGGACTCACCAGGGAAAAGGCACAAGGAGGGACATTAAGGAAAAACCGCCTTACCGGCCTCAGCTCAGACACATCCCAATCCAGGTATTCAGCTACTCGCATCATCTGTATGATGATTCTGTCCACTTCCTGGGGGCCAAAAGGTAAGAGCCACAGCCATATCCCACCTCCTTACCACCATTCAACTCTTCTCTAGAAAtcagggttcctgggttccaCCCCGAGAGCCACCTCTCATTCTCAGGTGTCTCTGCCAAGTAAACGAGTGTCTATGTGTTTTGGTATGTTTGCAAGGCAGCCCCCAATTCATGTCTCTAGCCTCTACTTTTaggaggcaggagctggggaCCCACTCCCAAATTTAGTCCTGGAGGATTTGACTTATCCCTCTAGCTTCCTCTGCTTCTTAAGGATCTTGGAAGAGTTGGGACAGGAGGGCACAGACAAATGGACACATACTCCCTTGGCCAGCATACAGGTCCCCCAACTCACTGAGCTGTCCAGGATCCCATTTCTGTCCGTGTCGTACAGCTTGAAGGTGACTGTGGGGTGTTTTAGGGGGGCCAGGGTCAGTTTGTGAGGGATAcccaaaaaattaataacagaataCAGGAATAATAAAGACATGGGAGAGAACTTTTAGATgaagagcccagagcctggtgctgggactgagaaaggagacaaaaaggGAGGGGAAACAGGCCTGGATTCCACTCTTGGTGAATCTGATTGGGGAGACAACACACACCTCCCACAACCCAAGAACACCCCCAGGATACCCACATTAAAACATACAGGACATGGGAACTGGGATAACTATGATAGATGGCATTAGGTATAGGAGTCTGGGGGAACAGAGGAAATGGGTCCATTCTCTGGCCCCATCTTTGTCTGGCCCCGTCAGCCCTTAGGAATCCTGAAAAAATAGGGGAAAGAAGGCTGGAGAacacctcctcttccctctccttttttcccctcttccagtCCAGGATTACAACTCACATTCTAGCTTGTCTTCTGGCCGGCCACCCTCCAGAAGGGAAAAGTAGCAGGAGACATCACTGAGACATACCAGATCTGGTTACAGAAAGTACAGCATTTCTGAGGCTGGGGCTCTCTCCACCGTGgctcttctctttgcctttgttCCAACTCTTCCCTTTAACTTTCCTCCCTCCAGTTCCCAGACCAGCATGGCTATCCTCTACCTCTCTTCCCCAACCCTGCCCCCAACACGTGACTCAGTTAAACTTTCACCCCAACACTCATActaatttgagttttcttttggAAGCCCAGCCCTGTCCCACCTACATGATCATACCATTTTTCACAGTGTCTTCTAAACAGTGACCCGTCTTGAAGGATTCAAACAGTGCCAGACTTAGGTGATTGGGAACATTATCTGCTTCCAGATAGACTTTCAAAAATTCCTGGAATCCCTTGTACCCAATGGCCTATGATGAGAACAAGCATTACCCTAGGAAGTATGCAGGATGGGAGTTGAGGACTGAAGAATTAGGAGTAGTGAGGACAGAGACAGTAAGTTGCAGAGCCAAGAAGCATCCAAGGCAGAAATATAGTTTCTTCTCAAGGCTGagtactgaatcagaatctcttgcTTTGTCCTATAGCAATAGCTGTAGTAACAGTGGACACAGGGGTATCTAGAGGGAGGATAGCAAGGGGTGGGCCCAAAATAATCACTGGAAATTGGGGATCCCAGTGGGATAGCAAAATCAAAGATGGGAGGGGTTGGTCAAGGAGAGGATTTCCCAGATGTCACTCACATCTCCTTGGAGATATTCAGCCATTTCGCCATCCTCAAAGAGCTTTAGGACATCACTGACCTTTTGGGTGGAGTCTAGGGTGTGAAGAGGATGAAAGAAGTGCATTAGTCTGGTTTggttctccctgccctctgccagaGTCCCACCCAGACatccaacaggaaaaaaagagtcaagtaagataaagaaagaagaattccaagaagaaacacagaaatgcACAGAGAAATACTGCGAGGATAACATTTCAGATGCTCCAGAGCGGTACCTCTCTTTACATCTTTTCTCTGAGACTTGGGGCAGGCTGTTAAGGTTCAGAGAAGGTGGGTAGAAAGCTGAGACCGCAgatgtctccccatctctctctcccccctttcccATGCCTATGGCTGGCTTTGGGCTGCTGGGGAAACTCGGGGAAGCAGGGATGTGGAGGAGATTCTCTGGGGTAAGTCTGCCGAACTTGAGGACTGAGAGGAAGACTCACATTCCATGTACTTCTGCAGCTGGGCAAAATCACTGGGGCTTATTTGGCCCCTCTCCTTGGccatctttcttttattctgaagGAGGGCCACAAAGATGACTTGGTAATACCTCTGCCTGGACCTCTGCTTCCAAGGGTAACTCTGGAGGGAGATGGTAAGAGTATGTGGTGGGAAGAGCCAGCTGTCTTCgtctttccttctgtctgctCCGTTCATTGTCCACTCCTACtcttatttctgttctttccttttctctgagtCCCTCCCCAGTCTCTTCCTTTCCCCGTGTACCTCTCccatgtgtctgtctctcccttacAGAGTCTGTCctatgtctctgtttctctgactCATCTCTGACTCTTTCCCCTCCATTTCTGGATCCTTCTCCAGCTCTCTGATTTCTCCCCCATCTGTCCCAATCCATCTCCCACTCTCCCCACACACTCAttatcctccccccacccctccccaactcccactcctccaccccccatcgCTTTCCCAGTCTATGTATGTCTCTGTGGGtgtgtccctgtccctctcctgtttctaccctttctctcaCCACCCCCAGTCTTTGCAGTCTCTTCCGAGCCCGCTCCCTCTCCCATCTCGCATCCCTCAGTCCCGGCCCTTCTGCCTTTCCGGCCGTTCCCACAGCGGCTGTGGCACGCCTCCCCGGCCACGATCCCATCTTGCTCCGCCTCGGGCCTCGGTCCTCAGCACTACTCAGCCGCCCACTTCCCGGACCACCCACGCCCCTCAACGACCTCTAGCGCTTTTGACGCGCGCGACACAGAACCAGCTCTGGCCgtgtccccagccctggccccgccTCGCCTGAGTCCCGCAGAGCTCTACTGGGGAAGGGCGGGGACCCCAGGCTGGCGCGCGCGACTGGAAGGAGGTAGGAGAAGTCTCTGAACATCTATCCGTCTGGCCTCCCAGTTCTAGGAGGGTTGAGCTGAGCGCAGGAGTCTCAGATTCAGGTTTTTCCTTACACCCTGCTAGATTACCAGTGTTTAGGGAGCCCTAACTTACAGCCTTGGGACCCAGGGACCCTCACGCAGATCATGCTGACCACTGACAACAAGGACCAAGTAGCAGAGGGCAACTTGGCTTGAAGATTCAATAACAGCAATAACAGTTATATCTTACATTAGTATAGTATAGCACTGTCTAGGAGTCAAGCAAAACTAGGGTTAGTCATATCTGGGTCCCATCCTTAGATCTGATACTGCTGTGTGATTTGGACaaattacatctgtaaaatgggaagaatgatACCTATCTGTCACAGTTGTGAGTATGAAGTTAAATCCTGTATGAAAAGTACCAGTGTAACACCTGCATATAGAAGGCCTCCAAGAAGTGGTAGTTCTCATGGCACTAACAATTATAATCAAATCCCATGAGATAAGAAATTACTGGTAGAGCCATTCCACACACAAAGAAACTGGAGTTTGAAGAGGTTGGGACTTCCCAAGGCAGGTGGTAAGTGGAGGAGTCAAAGCTCTACCCCAAGAACCACATGATGgggcccctgcctctccctgtcctcctcttGTTCTACTCTCCCCTCCACATACTGCCTTCTAATCTCACTGccctcctttctgttccttaaaCCAAGTTCTTCCCTGCTCAGGGCCATGAAACTtactgttctctctgcctagaacatCCTTTCCCTTCTTGGCAGAGCTGACTTCTTTGCCTAAGCTGAAATGTCAGCTTCTTCAAGAGACCTTCCCTGATCATTCTCTCCTAAAGTAGCCCCCCTCCTTTGCACAGCACTCTCCTTTGTTCCCTTCATAGTACTTATTGCACACAGAAACTATCTTGCTaatttatttgcttctttgtttaCTGTTCGCCTTCCACAAGGGCAAGAACTTGTAAATTCCACAAGGGCAGGAACTTGTCGGTGCTGTTCACCACTATATCCCCAATACCTTGACTGGCGCTCAGCATGTTGTAGGTGCTCCATATTGGTTGTACAAATAGTAGTGTAAAGTTAGGGAGCCATATGTTGGAAATGCTAGTCCAAATGTGGTTAAATGGGTTTCCATAGTGTCCGTCCTGACAGGGGAATATGAAACAATTTGGAACACATTTAGGAGGTGCTTGgtagatatttgttaaatgaacgaATGATGCTAAAAAGCACTTATTGGGGCACTCCATCTAGGGCTCCTGCCTCCCCTTTGCCCACTCATTTAGGGTTAGTTGGGTAAGGCTCAAGGAGGCAGTTAGGGCCTACAAGAATTTCCTTTCTGATGGTGCAAGAATCTTCTCTGCAGCCCTGCCCTTGGGACATCTCTGCTGTCCCTGTCTATGTAGTATACCATTCCTGTTCTGAGGTTCTCTGGGAACAATAAGAAGGGAGTTCTGGGACACTGATATTCTGGGGAAAAGGACTCCACCCATCTGGCTCTTTTCAATGACTATAATCCAACTTCTATTGCCAACAGATCTAATGAATACATAATAGTGTTAGGGTTAATTGGGCCTGTATGGCTTAATTAGCCTCTCTGATTACCCCTGGGGATTCTTAAATGGCTCCAAGGTTCTAGGAAATGAAAtctgagagagaaagtgacaaggagagagcaaaggagggacGATGAACAACAGGAAAGAGGACATGTCTCTCTTTTCACAATGACCCTTCCTAGCCCCCCACATCTTACATGTAGTTTTTAGTACAGCTTAAGAGAATGGATGTTTTAATTATACAGGCATGGATTAGAATCCTAGCTCTTGGGTGAGTTATTTCATCTTcctgaacctgtttcctcattggtaaaatgggtACATAGAGAAATCAGTCACAGCATGGAGATTAAGTAAGATAATACATGCAATATACTTAGCAAACGGCATGGCACAGaagaactcagtaaatgttagctattcttgttgttgttgctgttattgttgttgttctagTTATATGAGGGTGGTACACAGAGAAACACATCTGGAAATTAGGAAAAATGATGTCTTTGACACAGGAAGGCATAAATTCTAAGGACTCCCAGCAGCAGTGAAGCCCAGTTGTACACTTGCCCTTATTGTGTTATTTCAGGCACAGACATGTAGTATTAGGATACTGCATTTTGCCTTTGGGAGGGTGAGGAGGTGGTGAGAAACTAGACCATCAGGGTCCAAGGATACCTCTGGGCTGGGACCTTGGACATAAGGGCTCCTGGTATCTTTTCAGTTGTCCTCTTGACTTCCCTCACTGAAAGTTTGGCTGCCCCTGTTGCCGAATCGCAATAAACTATAGGATCCTGGACCCTAGAGCTGGAACAAATCCAATTTTGTCCTACCTGCTCCATACTAACCCTGAGGCTATAACCTGGGCTAGTCTAGGCGAATGccagggctgggagggtggggtcGGTCTGCTGCCCGCCTGCCAGCTCTTTGTGActcacccttccctt
It encodes the following:
- the DGKA gene encoding diacylglycerol kinase alpha isoform X2, coding for MAKERGQISPSDFAQLQKYMEYSTQKVSDVLKLFEDGEMAEYLQGDAIGYKGFQEFLKVYLEADNVPNHLSLALFESFKTGHCLEDTVKNDLVCLSDVSCYFSLLEGGRPEDKLEFTFKLYDTDRNGILDSSEVDRIIIQMMRVAEYLDWDVSELRPILQEMMKEIDYDGSGSVSLAEWLRAGATTVPLLVLLGLEMTLKDNGQHMWRPKRFPRPVYCNLCESSIGLGKQGLSCNLCKYVVHDQCAMKALPCEVSTYAKSRKDIGVQSHVWVRGGCESGRCDRCQKKIRIYHSLVGLHCVWCHLEIHDDCLQTMGHECDCGLLRDHILPPSSIYPSVLASGQERKINKASQKTTDDLSLSTFEALRIDPVSNTHPLLVFVNPKSGGKQGERVLWKFQYLLNPRQVFNLLKDGPEPGLRFFRDVPGYRILVCGGDGTVGWILETIDKANLPVVPPVAVLPLGTGNDLARCLRWGGGYEGQNLGKILKDLEMSKVVHMDRWSVEVIPQQTEEKSDPVPFQIINNYFSIGVDASIAHRFHIMREKYPEKFNSRMKNKLWYFEFATSESIFSTCKRLEESLTVEICGKPLDLSNLSLEGIAVLNIPSMHGGSNLWGDTKKPHGDIHGINQALGAAAKVITDPDILKTCVPDLSDKRLEVVGLEGAIEMGQIYTKLKNAGHRLAKCSEITFHTTKTLPMQIDGEPWMQTPCTIKITHKNQMPMLVGPPPRSSNFFGFLC
- the DGKA gene encoding diacylglycerol kinase alpha isoform X1 — protein: MGSWPGRRATAAVGTAGKSYPWKQRSRQRYYQVIFVALLQNKRKMAKERGQISPSDFAQLQKYMEYSTQKVSDVLKLFEDGEMAEYLQGDAIGYKGFQEFLKVYLEADNVPNHLSLALFESFKTGHCLEDTVKNDLVCLSDVSCYFSLLEGGRPEDKLEFTFKLYDTDRNGILDSSEVDRIIIQMMRVAEYLDWDVSELRPILQEMMKEIDYDGSGSVSLAEWLRAGATTVPLLVLLGLEMTLKDNGQHMWRPKRFPRPVYCNLCESSIGLGKQGLSCNLCKYVVHDQCAMKALPCEVSTYAKSRKDIGVQSHVWVRGGCESGRCDRCQKKIRIYHSLVGLHCVWCHLEIHDDCLQTMGHECDCGLLRDHILPPSSIYPSVLASGQERKINKASQKTTDDLSLSTFEALRIDPVSNTHPLLVFVNPKSGGKQGERVLWKFQYLLNPRQVFNLLKDGPEPGLRFFRDVPGYRILVCGGDGTVGWILETIDKANLPVVPPVAVLPLGTGNDLARCLRWGGGYEGQNLGKILKDLEMSKVVHMDRWSVEVIPQQTEEKSDPVPFQIINNYFSIGVDASIAHRFHIMREKYPEKFNSRMKNKLWYFEFATSESIFSTCKRLEESLTVEICGKPLDLSNLSLEGIAVLNIPSMHGGSNLWGDTKKPHGDIHGINQALGAAAKVITDPDILKTCVPDLSDKRLEVVGLEGAIEMGQIYTKLKNAGHRLAKCSEITFHTTKTLPMQIDGEPWMQTPCTIKITHKNQMPMLVGPPPRSSNFFGFLC